The following coding sequences are from one Clostridia bacterium window:
- a CDS encoding DNA-directed RNA polymerase subunit alpha yields MLWKGFQKPKRLAFDSESLTDKYGHFWAQPFERGFGTTIGNALRRVLLSSIEGAAVTAVKIEGVLHEFQSLPGVVEDATDIILNLKQVPFKLNGDAPKAIYLRADQPGVVTSSMIETDADVEVLDKDVYIATVSEGGRLEMEMRLKKGRGYVSADKNFDEDLGLGFIPIDSVHSPVRKVNYAVEAARLGQITDYDKLSLEVWTNGSVSPADAIGLAAKLLKDHMNIFINFEEEVETSASAEERKPEIRNENLNRSVEELELSVRSYNCLKNANIQTIGELVQKSEAEMLKTKNFGRKSLNEIKEILSSMGLGLGMKIDEQGNAVPMNQSAAATSSPSSPVNSGDGNPTF; encoded by the coding sequence ATGCTCTGGAAGGGATTTCAGAAACCGAAGCGCCTGGCATTCGACAGCGAGTCGCTGACCGACAAGTACGGTCACTTCTGGGCGCAGCCGTTTGAGCGCGGTTTTGGTACTACGATCGGCAATGCTCTACGCCGTGTGCTGCTCTCGTCGATCGAGGGCGCTGCAGTCACTGCCGTCAAAATCGAAGGCGTGCTTCATGAGTTTCAGTCGCTCCCCGGTGTTGTCGAGGATGCGACCGACATCATCCTTAACCTGAAGCAGGTGCCGTTCAAATTGAACGGCGATGCTCCGAAGGCAATCTATCTTCGCGCGGACCAGCCCGGTGTTGTTACCTCAAGTATGATCGAGACCGATGCTGACGTCGAAGTACTCGATAAGGACGTTTACATCGCCACCGTGAGTGAAGGCGGCCGTCTCGAAATGGAGATGCGCCTGAAGAAGGGGCGCGGCTACGTTTCGGCGGACAAGAATTTCGACGAGGATCTGGGTCTCGGGTTTATCCCGATTGACTCTGTGCACTCGCCCGTCCGCAAGGTGAATTACGCGGTGGAAGCCGCGCGTCTTGGCCAGATAACCGATTACGACAAGCTGTCTCTGGAAGTCTGGACGAACGGCAGCGTCTCGCCGGCCGATGCGATTGGCCTGGCGGCGAAGCTGCTGAAAGATCACATGAACATCTTCATCAACTTCGAAGAGGAAGTTGAGACCTCCGCCAGCGCGGAAGAGCGCAAGCCGGAGATTCGCAACGAGAATCTCAACCGCTCTGTCGAAGAGCTGGAGCTTTCGGTACGCAGCTACAACTGCCTGAAGAACGCCAATATTCAGACCATTGGCGAACTTGTGCAGAAGAGCGAAGCCGAAATGCTGAAGACGAAAAACTTCGGCCGCAAATCGCTCAACGAGATTAAGGAAATCCTGTCCTCGATGGGACTTGGCCTTGGCATGAAGATTGACGAGCAGGGTAATGCAGTTCCGATGAATCAGTCGGCTGCAGCAACCAGTTCGCCTTCTTCGCCGGTTAATTCAGGCGACGGGAACCCGACTTTTTAA